In the genome of Thiomicrospira aerophila AL3, one region contains:
- the rpsH gene encoding 30S ribosomal protein S8, whose translation MSMSDPIADMLTRIRNGQMAGHKNVTMPSSKLKASVAKLLADEGYIEKFDIKDLDGKQTLSLDLKYFQGQPVIELLKRVSRPGLRVYKNKDELPKVIGGLGVAVVSTSKGIMSDRQAREAGVGGEIICFVA comes from the coding sequence ATGAGTATGTCAGATCCAATTGCTGATATGTTAACGCGTATCAGAAACGGCCAAATGGCAGGACACAAAAATGTCACTATGCCGTCTTCGAAATTAAAGGCTTCAGTTGCTAAGTTGTTAGCAGATGAGGGCTATATTGAAAAATTTGATATTAAAGATTTAGATGGTAAGCAAACACTTTCTCTTGATCTTAAATATTTTCAGGGTCAACCTGTTATTGAACTGCTAAAACGTGTGAGCCGTCCAGGTTTGCGCGTATATAAAAACAAAGATGAATTGCCAAAAGTAATTGGTGGTCTTGGAGTAGCAGTTGTTTCAACCTCAAAAGGCATTATGTCTGATCGTCAAGCTCGTGAGGCGGGTGTTGGTGGTGAGATTATTTGCTTTGTGGCTTAA
- the rplF gene encoding 50S ribosomal protein L6, translated as MSRVAKASITLPAGVEIKIEDKIVSVKGAKGTVTGPLNKSVSISNDGGVLSFSPKGNAVDGWAQAGTARSLVNNMIVGVTQGFEKRLQLVGVGYRAQVQGNVVNLTLGFSHPVAHQLPEGITAETPSQTEIIVRGADKQVVGQVAAQIRGYRPPEPYKGKGVKYADERILRKEAKKK; from the coding sequence ATGTCTAGAGTAGCAAAAGCTTCTATTACCCTACCAGCTGGTGTTGAAATAAAGATAGAAGATAAAATAGTTTCTGTTAAAGGTGCCAAGGGTACTGTTACAGGTCCACTTAATAAGTCAGTAAGTATTAGCAATGATGGTGGTGTTTTAAGCTTCTCGCCAAAAGGTAATGCTGTTGATGGATGGGCGCAGGCTGGTACTGCGCGTTCACTTGTTAATAATATGATTGTCGGCGTTACTCAAGGTTTTGAGAAACGTTTGCAGTTGGTTGGTGTTGGTTACCGTGCCCAGGTTCAGGGTAATGTTGTAAACCTTACGCTCGGTTTTTCACATCCTGTTGCGCATCAACTTCCTGAAGGCATTACAGCTGAAACACCAAGTCAAACAGAAATTATTGTCCGCGGTGCTGATAAGCAGGTTGTTGGGCAGGTTGCTGCGCAAATTCGTGGTTACAGACCACCAGAGCCTTATAAAGGTAAG